One part of the Enterococcus sp. DIV1094 genome encodes these proteins:
- a CDS encoding tape measure protein, with amino-acid sequence MSRSDGKVTIDIIVNGKQVTKEIDTVEQGFSRLGKNADDVMKKVGSDMGANTESGAKSANQAVDSVEKTVSGLGKTTESATAKAGKSIGDNFDTGAKDANQANESVVKSVTSLVSSVESSAPTMGRSISETFLSAAKDSETSTDSITKSVNQMVPQVDLSATKAGKSIAENFDSGAKSSIAALDSVGKSGSSLLNSVESFSNKSGRAIAESFESGAKQANNATESIGKTASKMVPPVELSATKAGKSISESIEAGAKHGSSALGSAVDAMKGHLLALQEYADTTGSKLGDSFEKPNPSANLLTGSVGKLSAAMLITKGATTALTMAKGSLDGAFGRIDTLNNFENTMTRLTGSSEEAAAGMEGVRDVVVGTNYMLDSAAQTVQRLVMQNGSLEQSTKSYQIWGDAVAMYGDGAAETMDNVMDAMIQMRATGTVNMAQMDRMVRRGVDPWKIYEDATGMSMQSIRDALRDGEISANEFFDTVEQAMRDGGNEFTSVSGMAQQAGDTWAGSFANMATATSRGTANIIASMDEAFGKTRFGSMKENIQGFGKTFEGALNSIAGVIPPVVSAIDMMAGGVIAVKDAAVTAAPVIIGLGTAFGGLLIVQKAAVATASYVQMLKYLTGATSGATMAKKVDAVATKLGISLNLQNATTTKAVVAANISNAASLKGAAAAQKTYAIAAGASAVAKKALAAASILLNPVVAGTAVALGLAGVAAAKMGIDFFAARKKAKELASELDGLKGDLDSVEKSTQSSAKEFESQAKVIESNTERNKDLVAELQRLSAIEDKSAADKKLMADTVDELNNSVTGLNLSYDEETGLLNATTEEINKRIEASKGMEEVNRLTERQKTLNQEAADIESSLTEVAKERMRLEQEASESGVDGKKKVKESLEGLSQKEDELQSLLVENQSERNQLYTEEQEKRRAVAETVSEANSQMITSWNVLSDAQQAALESMNSMYKKLVEESGNAFKQIEQQEAISLDQMKGNLQKNAEAMRTWSTNVAILAKAGVDDGIIMQLEKLGPAGALQTQQMVDEMGLNLGSLAELGGEHTKSLLEQMGLHMEDLPKMSAEQSAWFVENLDLELGKLPETAQQHISDLNGTADATMKQAMASMANIVGEETETVSEKFGLVPEKSEASLRRGTEGQYFAQWGRQPVEEIGGGMVEATPKVEEAAKEVAQTPERVMGPHLEQTDYASMGAAPPTKFGQGILDNITSVEEASKEVANVPEQTIRETVGIDKYISLGHPVGEGTSQGVREGKPQVESAAKEIAMVPENILNNEMTASNYNKNGQNVGAGSAKGIKDSQGAVQKAAKEIALVPGNEISTHMNQQEYQKHGEKVGKGTSQGIADTAPQAVSEINKMTEAMVKTSNEGSKKMQEVFEKLTKEIDKTLQSLPKIATAIMRESNQAYSDGMRDANDTIRNGAQRMPDQMSHLPDQFYRIGQNSMIGLNNGLIAGQAQVLSNAASIANQVAQTMQRALDINSPSKVMEMDVGRWIPAGVGEGIERFKHLALDAIEDLGAQLVLPNIQAESVAIAGNADFGRALPVSTNESRTTNRTIHNTPHIDIHFGEITIVDDRDIEELAKDLAQNTTDELRRTLRDV; translated from the coding sequence ATGAGTCGAAGTGATGGTAAGGTAACGATCGACATAATCGTCAACGGCAAACAGGTCACGAAAGAAATTGACACGGTCGAACAAGGCTTTTCCAGACTGGGTAAAAATGCCGATGATGTCATGAAAAAAGTCGGGTCTGACATGGGTGCGAATACTGAATCAGGAGCAAAATCGGCAAATCAAGCAGTAGATTCTGTCGAAAAGACCGTATCAGGTTTAGGAAAGACGACCGAATCTGCAACAGCTAAAGCTGGTAAGTCAATCGGTGATAACTTTGATACAGGTGCCAAGGATGCCAATCAGGCCAATGAAAGTGTCGTTAAATCAGTCACAAGCTTGGTTTCTTCTGTGGAATCTTCTGCACCAACAATGGGGCGTAGTATTAGTGAAACTTTTCTAAGTGCTGCTAAGGATTCTGAAACTTCTACAGATTCTATTACGAAATCTGTGAATCAAATGGTACCGCAAGTCGATTTATCAGCCACAAAAGCCGGGAAAAGCATTGCTGAAAATTTTGATTCCGGAGCGAAATCATCAATTGCAGCTCTTGATAGCGTTGGTAAATCAGGAAGTTCGTTACTAAATAGTGTGGAGAGTTTTTCTAACAAATCAGGTCGAGCAATTGCTGAATCGTTTGAATCTGGCGCTAAACAAGCCAATAATGCCACGGAAAGTATTGGGAAAACAGCTTCGAAAATGGTACCGCCTGTGGAACTGTCTGCTACCAAAGCCGGGAAAAGCATTTCAGAAAGTATTGAAGCCGGAGCCAAACATGGATCAAGTGCATTAGGATCTGCCGTTGATGCTATGAAGGGGCATTTATTGGCCCTACAAGAGTACGCAGATACCACTGGGAGTAAGTTAGGTGATTCTTTTGAGAAGCCTAATCCTAGTGCCAATCTGTTAACTGGTAGTGTTGGGAAATTAAGCGCAGCGATGTTGATCACAAAAGGAGCAACTACAGCACTAACGATGGCTAAAGGTTCATTAGATGGTGCATTTGGTCGTATTGATACTTTGAATAACTTTGAAAATACGATGACTCGATTAACTGGTAGCTCAGAAGAAGCCGCTGCAGGGATGGAAGGCGTTCGAGATGTCGTTGTTGGTACAAACTACATGCTTGATAGTGCGGCACAGACCGTTCAACGTTTAGTTATGCAAAATGGTTCATTAGAACAATCGACGAAAAGTTATCAAATCTGGGGTGATGCAGTTGCCATGTATGGTGATGGCGCTGCAGAAACAATGGATAATGTGATGGATGCCATGATCCAGATGCGAGCCACCGGTACCGTAAACATGGCTCAAATGGATCGGATGGTCCGTCGTGGTGTTGATCCTTGGAAAATCTATGAAGATGCAACTGGCATGAGTATGCAGAGTATTCGAGATGCGTTGCGTGATGGCGAAATTAGTGCCAATGAGTTTTTTGATACGGTTGAACAGGCGATGCGTGATGGTGGGAATGAATTCACCTCGGTTTCTGGGATGGCTCAACAAGCTGGGGATACTTGGGCAGGGTCGTTTGCCAATATGGCTACTGCAACAAGTCGAGGAACAGCAAACATTATCGCATCTATGGACGAGGCATTTGGCAAAACTCGCTTTGGCTCAATGAAAGAAAATATTCAAGGGTTTGGTAAAACTTTTGAAGGGGCGTTGAATAGTATCGCTGGTGTCATCCCTCCGGTTGTTTCGGCTATTGATATGATGGCTGGTGGGGTTATTGCTGTGAAAGACGCAGCTGTGACGGCAGCGCCTGTAATTATCGGATTAGGAACTGCATTTGGTGGACTACTGATTGTACAGAAAGCAGCAGTTGCTACAGCATCTTATGTTCAGATGTTGAAATACCTGACCGGTGCAACTTCTGGTGCGACGATGGCTAAAAAAGTTGATGCAGTTGCTACAAAACTGGGAATCAGTCTCAACTTACAGAACGCCACCACCACTAAAGCGGTTGTCGCAGCAAACATTTCCAATGCAGCTTCACTAAAAGGGGCAGCAGCTGCCCAAAAAACCTATGCGATTGCTGCTGGTGCTTCTGCAGTAGCGAAGAAAGCATTAGCGGCTGCTAGTATTCTGTTAAATCCTGTGGTCGCAGGCACTGCGGTTGCACTTGGTTTAGCTGGAGTTGCGGCCGCCAAAATGGGCATAGATTTCTTTGCAGCTCGTAAAAAAGCCAAAGAATTAGCTAGTGAATTAGATGGATTAAAAGGCGATCTTGATAGCGTAGAAAAGTCAACCCAGTCCAGTGCAAAAGAATTTGAATCACAAGCTAAAGTGATCGAGTCGAATACAGAAAGAAACAAGGATCTAGTAGCTGAATTACAAAGGCTTTCAGCAATTGAAGATAAATCGGCTGCGGATAAAAAATTGATGGCTGATACAGTTGATGAACTGAATAATTCAGTGACTGGTCTAAATCTCTCTTACGACGAAGAAACAGGCCTGCTTAATGCAACCACAGAAGAAATAAACAAACGAATTGAAGCTTCTAAAGGAATGGAAGAAGTCAATCGGCTAACCGAACGACAAAAGACGTTGAATCAAGAAGCTGCAGACATTGAATCCTCATTAACTGAAGTAGCCAAAGAACGTATGAGATTGGAGCAAGAAGCCTCAGAATCTGGCGTGGATGGAAAGAAAAAGGTTAAAGAATCACTGGAAGGACTCTCTCAGAAGGAAGATGAACTTCAAAGTTTACTTGTTGAAAATCAATCTGAACGAAATCAATTGTACACGGAGGAGCAAGAGAAAAGACGAGCAGTCGCAGAGACAGTCTCAGAAGCTAATTCACAGATGATTACCTCATGGAATGTTCTATCTGATGCACAACAAGCTGCCTTGGAATCTATGAATAGCATGTACAAAAAGCTGGTAGAAGAATCAGGGAATGCTTTTAAGCAGATTGAACAACAAGAAGCAATCAGCTTGGATCAAATGAAGGGAAATCTACAAAAAAATGCTGAAGCTATGAGAACTTGGTCGACCAATGTTGCCATTTTGGCGAAGGCCGGTGTAGATGATGGCATTATTATGCAACTTGAAAAGCTAGGCCCGGCGGGTGCGCTTCAAACACAGCAAATGGTTGATGAGATGGGACTGAATCTTGGTTCATTAGCGGAGTTAGGTGGAGAACATACAAAAAGCCTTCTGGAACAAATGGGTCTTCATATGGAGGACCTACCAAAAATGTCAGCTGAACAATCGGCGTGGTTTGTTGAAAATTTAGATCTTGAATTAGGTAAATTACCAGAAACAGCACAACAGCACATTAGTGATTTAAATGGGACTGCGGATGCAACGATGAAGCAAGCGATGGCGAGTATGGCAAATATTGTTGGTGAAGAAACGGAGACTGTTTCTGAAAAGTTTGGATTAGTTCCAGAAAAAAGTGAGGCATCTTTACGGAGAGGAACAGAGGGGCAATACTTTGCCCAGTGGGGACGTCAACCTGTCGAAGAAATTGGAGGTGGGATGGTAGAAGCAACCCCCAAAGTAGAGGAAGCAGCAAAGGAAGTTGCTCAAACGCCAGAGAGAGTGATGGGCCCTCACCTAGAACAAACAGACTACGCCTCAATGGGTGCAGCACCACCAACAAAATTTGGGCAAGGAATTTTAGATAATATTACTTCGGTAGAAGAAGCTTCTAAAGAAGTAGCTAATGTTCCGGAACAAACGATTAGAGAAACCGTGGGGATCGATAAATATATTTCTCTGGGGCATCCTGTTGGTGAAGGCACAAGTCAAGGTGTACGTGAAGGAAAACCACAAGTAGAATCTGCAGCAAAAGAGATTGCGATGGTTCCAGAAAATATTTTAAACAACGAAATGACTGCTAGTAACTACAATAAAAATGGTCAAAATGTTGGTGCCGGATCTGCCAAAGGAATAAAGGATAGTCAAGGGGCTGTCCAAAAAGCAGCGAAAGAAATTGCATTAGTACCAGGGAATGAAATTTCCACACACATGAATCAACAAGAATACCAAAAACATGGAGAAAAGGTAGGTAAAGGCACAAGCCAAGGTATCGCTGATACCGCCCCTCAGGCAGTTTCTGAAATCAATAAAATGACGGAAGCGATGGTCAAAACATCCAATGAGGGATCTAAAAAAATGCAGGAAGTTTTTGAAAAACTGACTAAGGAAATAGATAAAACTTTACAAAGTCTTCCTAAGATTGCCACAGCAATCATGCGTGAATCAAATCAAGCCTACAGTGATGGGATGCGAGATGCGAACGACACAATCCGTAATGGTGCGCAGCGCATGCCGGATCAGATGAGTCATTTGCCTGATCAATTTTATCGCATCGGTCAAAACTCTATGATCGGTTTAAACAATGGATTAATTGCCGGGCAAGCTCAAGTTCTTAGCAATGCAGCTTCCATCGCTAATCAAGTGGCACAAACGATGCAACGAGCTTTAGATATCAATTCACCATCCAAAGTGATGGAGATGGATGTGGGACGGTGGATCCCTGCCGGAGTTGGTGAAGGGATTGAGCGATTCAAGCATTTAGCGTTAGATGCCATTGAGGATTTAGGTGCCCAGCTTGTCTTGCCGAATATTCAAGCTGAGTCGGTGGCGATTGCAGGGAACGCTGATTTTGGTCGAGCTCTGCCAGTTTCTACAAATGAATCACGTACTACTAATCGAACGATCCATAACACTCCTCATATTGATATACATTTTGGCGAAATCACAATCGTTGATGATCGTGACATCGAGGAGTTAGCAAAAGATTTAGCTCAGAATACAACTGATGAATTAAGGAGGACGTTAAGAGATGTCTAA
- a CDS encoding Gp15 family bacteriophage protein, protein MKLQYRLEDTVEIEGVSYPIDLSFDTVLRLFDLLKDPILTEPEKIVLGLQLLLGVSFLYDIETQNTIFLSILETFDIWEKPKPRYDKKGNQLKPKMKEIADQHFSFDYDAPNIYAAFYQSYGIDLFEERGKMRWEKFIALFGGLPDETRFRQIVSIRTRKMPTGKGNKEAKDELRKLKKLYALPKEGEEDESK, encoded by the coding sequence ATGAAACTACAGTATCGATTAGAAGACACGGTGGAAATCGAAGGCGTTAGTTATCCGATCGATCTTTCTTTCGATACGGTGCTACGTCTTTTTGACTTGTTAAAGGATCCGATTTTGACGGAACCAGAAAAAATTGTTCTGGGTTTACAGCTTTTATTAGGTGTTTCGTTTTTGTATGACATTGAAACACAAAATACGATTTTTTTATCAATCTTGGAAACTTTTGATATTTGGGAAAAACCAAAGCCACGTTATGACAAGAAGGGCAACCAATTAAAACCAAAAATGAAAGAGATTGCGGACCAGCATTTTTCTTTTGATTATGATGCGCCAAATATTTACGCAGCATTTTATCAATCATACGGTATCGATCTATTTGAGGAACGAGGGAAGATGCGATGGGAGAAGTTTATTGCCTTGTTTGGAGGATTACCAGATGAAACTAGGTTTAGACAGATCGTGTCGATAAGGACGAGGAAAATGCCAACAGGAAAAGGAAATAAAGAAGCAAAAGATGAACTAAGAAAATTGAAGAAACTCTATGCACTACCGAAAGAAGGTGAAGAAGATGAGTCGAAGTGA
- a CDS encoding phage tail tube protein: protein MKNVNSERGHFIAPFTNIATPPTEAAWVELADGIEDISDATTETTEEKAYYNGVKTNMVNSVSGAYNVSGDYDSEDKAQKIIADMKYKTGIGRKVWHRVVSADKTKQWTGHATVTDIVAGSGAADATEDFSCTITFDATPTEGVPGSGGNNADVSLNSAPTNTKANKKEETK from the coding sequence ATGAAAAATGTAAACAGTGAACGTGGTCATTTTATTGCGCCATTTACGAATATCGCTACACCACCAACAGAAGCTGCGTGGGTAGAATTGGCAGATGGAATTGAAGACATTTCTGATGCGACAACGGAAACAACAGAGGAAAAAGCTTACTACAACGGCGTGAAAACAAACATGGTCAATAGTGTATCTGGAGCTTATAACGTATCTGGTGACTATGATTCTGAAGATAAAGCACAAAAAATTATTGCAGACATGAAGTATAAAACCGGCATTGGTCGTAAAGTTTGGCATCGTGTTGTCAGTGCTGACAAGACAAAACAATGGACTGGACATGCGACAGTGACGGACATTGTGGCTGGATCTGGTGCAGCGGATGCAACGGAAGATTTTTCTTGTACAATTACCTTCGATGCAACACCGACGGAAGGTGTTCCGGGATCCGGTGGTAATAACGCAGATGTGTCTTTGAATTCTGCACCAACAAACACTAAAGCAAACAAGAAAGAAGAGACTAAGTAA
- a CDS encoding minor capsid protein: MDFIDRLQEVASKIDVPVIIQAIDQEESIRLVPLPGGRTVKSYMNGDKVKELPFEFRFKTQNFSGDRVIYQLSEILENVKSIPSEDGSYQFMALTISNEPFLLGQDDKKFFYYRLVVQAKLYFKNKPQESED, encoded by the coding sequence ATGGATTTTATAGATCGGCTACAGGAAGTAGCCAGTAAAATCGATGTGCCGGTGATTATCCAAGCCATCGATCAGGAGGAGTCAATTCGGTTGGTACCACTACCGGGAGGCCGAACAGTCAAATCGTACATGAATGGGGACAAGGTCAAGGAATTGCCGTTTGAATTTCGGTTCAAGACCCAAAACTTTTCTGGCGACCGTGTCATCTATCAGCTTTCTGAGATTTTAGAAAATGTGAAATCTATCCCATCTGAAGATGGTTCTTATCAATTCATGGCTTTGACAATTTCCAATGAACCCTTTTTGCTTGGTCAAGACGATAAAAAGTTCTTCTATTATCGATTAGTCGTCCAAGCAAAACTCTATTTTAAAAATAAACCACAGGAGAGTGAAGACTAA
- a CDS encoding minor capsid protein, translating to MSGIKIDIDLGGVRSKLSEDNLGLGQLNMANRMLQTMNENVVPWDTMHLRDTGQVSGRGSQLIFDAPYAGPQYYGGRKHPVTGVWIPFVNKQPGTGPFWDEAAKPLFMSDWLQAFKIGAKL from the coding sequence ATGAGTGGGATCAAGATTGACATTGATCTAGGTGGTGTCCGATCAAAGCTTAGTGAAGATAACTTGGGGCTTGGTCAGTTGAACATGGCCAACCGGATGCTACAAACCATGAACGAAAATGTGGTGCCATGGGACACGATGCATTTGCGTGACACTGGCCAAGTATCTGGTCGGGGAAGTCAGCTGATATTTGATGCGCCATATGCAGGTCCGCAGTATTATGGCGGCCGAAAGCATCCAGTAACTGGTGTATGGATCCCATTTGTCAATAAGCAGCCCGGAACCGGTCCATTTTGGGATGAAGCAGCGAAACCCTTATTCATGAGTGATTGGTTACAGGCATTTAAGATTGGAGCGAAACTATAA
- a CDS encoding putative minor capsid protein, with translation MRMPPKRFFPHAMIYRKKIGVTPRGEPILEDELVIEHVRFDDTVKFEPRDVDGKVQTPNALISMVKKYTGPLPEFSVADQIEIFGKHYTIAKVVPLNADSPDPFGYEIEVV, from the coding sequence ATGAGAATGCCACCAAAACGTTTTTTCCCTCATGCAATGATCTATCGGAAGAAAATTGGTGTAACCCCAAGAGGTGAGCCTATTCTTGAGGATGAGCTTGTCATTGAGCATGTCCGCTTTGATGACACAGTCAAGTTTGAGCCGAGGGATGTCGATGGGAAAGTACAAACGCCCAATGCATTGATTTCTATGGTGAAGAAATACACTGGACCATTACCAGAATTTTCAGTTGCAGACCAAATTGAGATCTTTGGCAAACATTACACTATCGCAAAAGTTGTACCGCTGAATGCTGATTCACCTGATCCTTTCGGCTATGAAATTGAGGTGGTCTGA
- a CDS encoding HeH/LEM domain-containing protein, producing the protein MTPEEPGKSGVEGKSFVIDDMKVDELRAELDRLGIEYPSTAKKPELIELLKESE; encoded by the coding sequence ATGACCCCGGAAGAACCGGGGAAGTCTGGGGTAGAAGGTAAATCATTTGTCATCGATGACATGAAAGTTGATGAGCTTAGAGCTGAGTTAGATCGTCTTGGCATTGAGTATCCATCAACTGCCAAGAAACCAGAATTAATTGAGCTGTTAAAAGAGAGTGAATAA
- a CDS encoding capsid protein, with protein sequence MPVILDSKDLAKIDKEFAAESQVWEVLTQGAKDITEADFVGTHEVRVNEMQGFTAADYKRNKENERNNISVEKSTLKLEKERWMGYDMDRLDQSENAAYQVGAVIEEHTRLVTIPEKDQTAVARLLEAGFDTSDNVYKGKTVKETITKSNILDSFDDAEAYMTDTEVIGQFVAFMSSDAYKALKNADGVSKTFTTNTVQFNGIDRRVEMLDGTNIIIQKVAKNRLQVDEDKHINFIMTPITVAKPIEKYNTIDLVPADQDRGGYRDTIKGLDYYDCLVLKKARPAIYISYDDPKA encoded by the coding sequence ATGCCAGTAATTTTAGACAGTAAAGATTTAGCGAAAATCGACAAGGAATTTGCAGCTGAGTCGCAAGTATGGGAAGTATTGACCCAAGGGGCAAAAGATATCACGGAAGCTGATTTTGTGGGTACTCACGAAGTACGTGTAAATGAAATGCAAGGATTTACGGCTGCCGATTATAAGCGGAATAAAGAAAACGAACGGAACAATATCTCCGTTGAGAAATCAACTTTAAAATTGGAAAAGGAACGTTGGATGGGCTACGACATGGATCGCTTAGATCAATCGGAAAATGCAGCTTATCAAGTAGGTGCTGTCATTGAAGAGCACACTCGATTGGTTACGATTCCTGAGAAAGATCAAACCGCTGTTGCACGTTTACTTGAAGCCGGATTTGATACTTCTGATAATGTTTACAAAGGAAAAACGGTCAAAGAAACAATCACTAAATCTAATATTTTAGATAGCTTCGACGATGCTGAAGCGTACATGACTGACACAGAAGTCATTGGTCAGTTTGTGGCATTTATGTCTAGTGATGCCTACAAAGCATTGAAGAATGCAGATGGCGTTTCTAAAACTTTTACCACCAACACTGTTCAATTTAATGGTATCGATCGTCGTGTCGAGATGCTTGATGGCACGAACATCATCATCCAAAAGGTTGCTAAAAATCGGTTGCAGGTCGATGAAGACAAGCATATTAATTTCATTATGACACCTATCACCGTTGCTAAGCCAATCGAGAAGTACAATACGATTGATTTGGTCCCTGCTGACCAGGATCGTGGCGGTTACCGTGACACCATCAAAGGGTTGGATTATTACGATTGCTTGGTACTTAAGAAAGCACGTCCAGCAATCTATATCTCTTATGATGACCCAAAAGCATGA
- a CDS encoding phage scaffolding protein, with protein sequence MEWIKEILSKHVGEDGKFDLDGATKEIKSEFPKNAVPKADFNDKSQKLKTANEDLTAANALVEQLKASNSGNEDLQKQIDDYKNQLETVTAERLADRKNAAIELALTQAGAKNITAVKALLKADELEMTDEGVKGLDDKVASLKKDEGYLFQSSDPAPQPKKKQFVAAGNTGGGEPPKEKSWKDNLAENIARTKNN encoded by the coding sequence ATGGAATGGATCAAAGAAATTTTATCAAAACACGTCGGAGAGGATGGGAAGTTTGATCTAGACGGAGCGACAAAAGAAATAAAATCAGAATTCCCGAAAAATGCTGTGCCTAAAGCTGATTTTAACGATAAGTCTCAAAAGCTAAAAACTGCAAACGAAGATTTAACCGCCGCAAATGCGCTTGTTGAGCAGTTGAAAGCATCAAACAGTGGAAATGAAGATCTGCAAAAACAAATTGATGACTATAAAAATCAGTTAGAAACCGTAACCGCTGAAAGACTAGCAGATCGTAAGAACGCTGCGATCGAATTAGCTTTAACACAAGCTGGAGCTAAGAACATTACAGCTGTGAAAGCTTTGTTGAAGGCAGATGAATTGGAAATGACTGACGAAGGGGTCAAGGGATTAGATGATAAAGTAGCCTCACTGAAAAAAGATGAAGGCTATTTGTTTCAATCAAGCGATCCTGCACCACAGCCAAAGAAAAAGCAGTTTGTGGCTGCTGGTAATACAGGTGGTGGTGAGCCACCTAAAGAAAAAAGCTGGAAAGATAATCTAGCAGAGAATATTGCAAGAACAAAAAATAATTAG
- a CDS encoding phage minor capsid protein, with translation MAITPNQLDIEASYIQDAYMAMEDEIMRMLVKHLKMPTRMPLNEDNAFHWKIEKMHQLNLLNPQSLQQLVNETSQYSYDQLRKIIVDMGFEVISDLDKNLSQQTGKEPPSRTEIDNVMESYLNQQWRDLDNHVNQTLIDTNYPNNPLAKMYQQVLNDTAAKIIGGTKTPQLALRESIYAMVEKGVMTTFVDKAGREWSLERYVRMVLKTTTHRVYQDLRLKRGLEHGIVTALMSSHMAARPHCAHIQGGWVLLVRKEDAPEELRHISSIYDYGYGEPDGTQGINCRHRLYIQIYDPDLDIHMKQYDPKQAIDNADLVAKQRRMEVAIRRAKRQLNAATTMDNKEDVLHFKQLVRRRQAALRTFINEHDQLLRRDYSREQVYS, from the coding sequence ATGGCCATTACACCTAACCAGTTAGATATTGAGGCTTCTTACATTCAAGATGCTTATATGGCGATGGAAGATGAGATCATGAGGATGCTTGTCAAGCATTTGAAAATGCCAACTCGAATGCCTTTGAATGAGGACAATGCTTTTCATTGGAAAATTGAAAAGATGCATCAATTAAACCTTTTGAATCCGCAATCGTTGCAGCAATTGGTCAATGAAACAAGTCAGTATTCTTATGATCAGCTACGTAAAATCATAGTGGATATGGGGTTTGAAGTCATTTCAGATCTTGACAAAAACTTATCTCAACAAACTGGAAAAGAACCGCCATCACGAACTGAGATTGACAATGTGATGGAGTCGTATCTCAATCAGCAATGGCGAGATCTTGACAATCATGTCAATCAAACGCTGATCGACACTAATTATCCGAATAATCCACTGGCTAAGATGTATCAACAAGTTTTAAACGATACTGCGGCCAAAATCATTGGCGGCACTAAAACGCCACAACTGGCGCTTAGAGAATCGATCTATGCGATGGTGGAAAAAGGGGTGATGACGACCTTTGTCGACAAGGCAGGGCGTGAATGGAGCCTTGAGCGCTACGTTCGGATGGTTTTGAAAACCACAACGCATCGAGTCTATCAGGATCTGCGACTTAAGCGAGGGTTAGAGCATGGAATTGTCACAGCGCTAATGAGTAGCCATATGGCTGCACGACCACACTGTGCCCATATCCAAGGCGGATGGGTCTTGCTTGTCCGTAAAGAGGATGCGCCGGAAGAATTACGTCATATTTCATCGATCTATGATTATGGATACGGTGAGCCTGACGGAACCCAAGGTATTAATTGTCGACATCGATTGTACATCCAAATCTATGATCCGGATCTTGATATTCACATGAAGCAATATGATCCAAAACAAGCGATTGACAATGCGGACTTAGTTGCAAAACAGCGCCGCATGGAAGTCGCTATTCGACGTGCTAAGCGGCAATTGAACGCAGCAACGACAATGGACAACAAAGAAGATGTTCTGCACTTCAAACAACTGGTCAGACGACGTCAAGCAGCACTGCGTACTTTTATCAATGAGCATGATCAATTGTTACGTCGGGATTATTCGAGAGAGCAAGTGTATTCATAG